TTTTCTGGATCTTGAATGCACGATATACTTGTTCAAGAAGGATCAACTTCATCAATTGATGAGGGAATGTCATTTTTGAAAATGACAGCTTCTGATCCGCCCTCTTTAATACATCATCACTCAGTCCATTCGAACCACCTATTACAAATGCTACCTGACTTTTTCCGTATATACTTAACTTCTCCATCTCATCTGCTAGTTTCTCTGATGACCACTGATTTCCTTCGATTGCTAACGCTATAACATATTGGTGAGCTTTGATTTTACTTAGGATCCGCTCCCCTTCTTTATCCTTGATTGAAACTAACTCTTTTTCACTCAACTGTTCTGGAGCTTGTTCATCTGCAATTTCATCCATCGTTAACTTACAGTATGGACGCAGACGCTTCTCAAACTCTGCTATACCTAACTTGAGGTATTTATCTTTAATCTTACCAACACTTATAATTTGAATTTGCAATGATTTCACCTCAATATCTTCTTAAACACAGTCGTAGCAAGCAATTTGGCCTTCCCATTAACATTCAATAGATGAAATGGGCTAACTTTTCTCATATTCCCGCTTCTTTGACTATGTACCACCATGTAATATTAGCATAACACTGGTGTAGAGCGATTTATACAAAATGAGCTCTTTCCTCACATATAACCACTAACCCAATTCATTCCTTTTACTTTGTATATATCCAGCAAATGGCGAAATTGTAACATTGGAATGGTACTTTTTTCATTAGATCTTCAAGTTACCAAATAATTATTCATCATGACACACTATACTCGCAACTCATTGTGTGATGAAATTGATGTTCCTAATGGATGATGGTAAAATATAATCAACATGACTTAACTGACTGCTATTGTTTCACT
The Bacillus shivajii DNA segment above includes these coding regions:
- the rlmH gene encoding 23S rRNA (pseudouridine(1915)-N(3))-methyltransferase RlmH, with the translated sequence MQIQIISVGKIKDKYLKLGIAEFEKRLRPYCKLTMDEIADEQAPEQLSEKELVSIKDKEGERILSKIKAHQYVIALAIEGNQWSSEKLADEMEKLSIYGKSQVAFVIGGSNGLSDDVLKRADQKLSFSKMTFPHQLMKLILLEQVYRAFKIQKNEPYHK